In Carassius gibelio isolate Cgi1373 ecotype wild population from Czech Republic chromosome B4, carGib1.2-hapl.c, whole genome shotgun sequence, one DNA window encodes the following:
- the ucn3l gene encoding urocortin 3, like produces MWLARTLLALALLCAPVSSLCLPTYDPVSNFLCNNEVFSETKDNGQPANPLVDSLNLLYKSAHSLSSEEPRERRTIPASKYRYLSQTQLRSKLYRNSAKSDRRSQVTLSLDVPTNIMNILFNIAKAKNLRAKADDNARLLAQIGKRK; encoded by the coding sequence ATGTGGCTCGCGCGGACCCTCCTCGCTCTGGCGCTTCTTTGCGCACCGGTATCCAGCCTCTGCTTGCCAACGTACGACCCCGTGTCCAACTTTCTTTGCAACAATGAGGTGTTCTCCGAGACGAAGGATAACGGGCAACCAGCAAATCCCCTGGTGGACAGTCTAAACCTCCTGTACAAATCAGCGCACTCGCTTTCCTCCGAGGAGCCGCGCGAAAGGAGGACAATACCCGCGTCCAAATACAGATACTTGAGCCAGACGCAGCTCAGGAGTAAACTGTATCGTAATAGTGCGAAGAGCGACCGACGCAGCCAGGTCACTCTGTCCCTTGATGTCCCCACCAACATAATGAACATCCTCTTCAACATTGCCAAAGCCAAGAACCTGCGCGCAAAGGCGGACGACAATGCGCGCTTGCTGGCGCAGATTGGAAAGAGAAAATGA